The genomic interval TTCGGGCGTCGATCTCGCGCTGACCGCAGGGCTGGGCCTGGGCGTCGTCCTCGTCACCCCCTGGGTGATCCGGGGCCTGGCGACCGTCGACCGCCTGATGGTCGCGGGGCTGCTGAGCCCGTCCCGGCTGGCGGAGCGCGTCACGGAGCTGGAGTCGGACCGGGGTGTCGTCGTGGACACCGCCGCCGCGGACCTGCGCCGCATCGAGCGCGACCTCCACGACGGGGCGCAGGCCCGCCTCGTCGCCCTCGCCATGGACCTGGGCCTCGCCAAGGAGAAGCTGACCGACGACCCGGAGGCCGCCGCGCGCATGGTGGACGAGGCGCACGGCGAGGTGAAGGTCGCCCTCCAGGAACTCCGCGACCTCGCCCGCGGCATCCACCCCGCCGTCCTCACCGACCGCGGCCTGGACGCGGCGCTCTCCGCCGTCGCCTCGCGCTGCACCGTGCCGGTGTCGGTGGAGGTGGACCTCCCGTCCCGGCCCGCGCAGGCCATCGAGGGCATCGCGTACTTCACGGTCTCCGAACTCCTCCAGAACATCAGCAAGCACTCCGGGGCCACCCGCGCCTCGGTCGACGTGTGGCGCACGGAGGACCGCCTCCTGCTCCAGGTGACCGACGACGGGCGCGGCGGCGCCGACCCGGCGTCGGGCAGCGGGCTCGCCGGTCTCACCGAGCGGCTGGACGCGGTCGACGGGGTCCTGGTGGTCGACTCGCCGGTGGGCGGCCCGACGAAGGTCACGGCGGAGCTGCCCTGGCGCGGCTGACCGGAGAACCACGGCACCTGTCGGGTCAACCCGCGAACGCTCGCGACGTCACTGCCGTTACTGGGATGCTGGACGGCGTACGGGCCGTGCCGGCGAGCGAGCGAGCAGCGGGGGAAACAGCGTCGTGGTGGAGGACAGGGTGCGCGTGGTCATCGCCGAGGATTCGGTACTGCTCCGGGAGGGACTGACCCGGTTGCTGACCGATCTCGGGCATGACGTCGTCGCGGGCGTCGGGGACGCGGAGGCGCTGATCAAGACGATCGGCGACCTCGCCGGGCAGGACGCGCTTCCCGACGTGGTGGTCGCGGATGTGCGGATGCCCCCGACCCACACCGACGAGGGCGTCCGGGCGGCGGTGCGGCTGCGTCGGGACTACCCGGGGATCGGGGTGCTGGTCCTGTCGCAGTACGTGGAGGAGCAGTACGCCACCGAGCTGCTGGCCGGGTCCAGCCGGGGCGTCGGGTATCTGCTGAAGGACCGGGTCGCCGAGGTCCGGGAGTTCGTGGACGCGGTGGTCCGGGTGGCACAGGGCGGTACGGCGCTGGACCCGGAGGTGGTGGCGCAGCTGCTGGGCCGCAGCCGGAAGCAGGACGTGCTGGCCGGGCTGACGCCGCGTGAGCGCGAGGTGCTGGGCCTGATGGCGGAGGGGCGTACGAACTCCGCGGTGGCCAAGCAGCTGGTGGTCAGCGACGGGGCGGTCGAGAAGCACGTCAGCAACATCTTCCAGAAGCTGGGCCTGGCCCCGAGCGAGGGCGACCACCGCCGGGTGCTGGCGGTGCTGACGTACCTGAACTCCTGACGCGGCTGAACTCCTGACGCTTCCGAACCCCTGACACGTCTGGACTCCTGACACGGCGCCACCGCCCGGGCGCGGGTCCGACGGGGAGCCGGGCGGCTGGTGGATCATGACGGAACAGCGCCGGGACACGTCTCAGCATCCAATACGCCAACGTGCCGAAATGCGTCTCAAATTGCCGTCCATCATGTGATCTACCGGAGGAAGGCGACCCTTACGGACGTAGGGTGGGCGGGGGACCTCCGGCGGGCCGGACGGTTCCGAGCCGCCGTGCCGAGGGAGGTCCAGTAAGTGACCAGCCAGGTCAGTAGCCCAGCCGAGCAGGCCGACGAGGCGCTCGTAGGGGGACAGCGCGCCCCCCAGTCCGCAGCCGCGGGAAGCGGCGAGAAGGAAGTCCGCCGTCTGGACCGGGTCATCATCCGCTTCGCGGGTGACTCGGGTGACGGAATGCAGCTGACGGGTGACCGGTTCACGTCGGAGACGGCGTCCTTCGGGAACGACCTCTCCACGCTGCCGAACTTTCCGGCCGAGATCCGGGCCCCCGCAGGCACTCTGCCGGGGGTTTCGTCGTTCCAGCTGCACTTCGCCGATCACGACATCCTGACTCCGGGGGACGCCCCGAACGTGCTCGTGGCGATGAATCCGGCGGCGCTGAAGGCGAACATCGCGGATGTGCCGCGCGGGGCCGAGATCATCGTGAACACCGACGAGTTCACGAAGCGGCCGATGGCCAAGGTCGGCTACGAGACCAACCCGCTGGAGGACGGCTCGCTGGAGGCGTACAACGTCCATCCGGTGCCGTTGACGACGCTCACGATCGAGGCGTTGAAGGAGTTCGGGCTCTCCCGCAAGGAGGCCGAGCGGTCGAAGAACATGTTCGCGCTCGGGCTGCTGTCGTGGATGTATCACCGGCCGACCGAGGGGACCGAGGCGTTCCTGCGGGCGAAGTTCGCGAAGAAGCCGCAGATCGCGGAGGCGAACGTGGCCGCCTACCGGGCCGGGTGGAACTTCGGTGAGACGACGGAGGACTTCGCCGTCAGTTACGAGGTCGCCCCGGCCTCGCAGGCCTTCCCCACCGGCACCTACCGCAACATCTCCGGGAACCTGGCCCTGTCCTACGGGCTGATCGCCGCCTCCCAGCAGGCCGACCTGCCGCTGTATCTCGGCTCGTACCCGATCACCCCGGCCTCCGACATCCTGCACGAGCTGAGCCGGCACAAGAACTTCGGCGTGCGCACCTTCCAGGCCGAGGACGAGATCGCCGGCATCGGCGCCGCGCTGGGCGCCGCGTTCGGTGGTTCGCTTGCGGTGACGACGACGTCGGGGCCGGGGGTGGCGCTGAAGTCGGAGACCATCGGGCTCGCGGTGTCGTTGGAACTGCCGTTGCTGATCGTGGATATCCAGCGTGGTGGGCCCTCGACGGGGCTGCCGACCAAGACGGAGCAGGCGGACCTGCTCCAGGCGATGTACGGGCGCAACGGTGAGGCCCCGGTCCCGATCGTGGCCCCGCGCACCCCGGCGGACTGCTTCGACGCCGCCATGGACGCGGCACGGATCGCGCTGACCTACCGCACCCCGGTCTTCCTGCTCTCCGACGGCTACCTCGCCAACGGCTCCGAGCCCTGGCGCATCCCCGAGCTCGACCAGCTGCCCGACCTGCGCGTCCAGTTCGCGAGCGGCCCCAACCACGAACTCGCCGACGGCACCGAAGTCTTCTGGCCCTACAAACGCGACCCGCAGACCCTGGCCCGCCCCTGGGCCGTCCCCGGCACCCCGGGCCTCGAACACCGCATCGGCGGGATCGAGAAGCAGGACGGCACCGGCAACATCTCCTACGACCCCGCCAACCACGACTTCATGGTCCGCACCCGCCAAGCCAAAATCGACGGCATCCAAGTCCCCGACCTGGAAGTCGACGACCCCGCCGAAGCCCGCACCCTCGTACTCGGCTGGGGCTCCACCTACGGGCCGATCACCGCCGCCGTACGCCGCCTGCGCGCCTCCGGACGCTCGATTGCGCAGGCTCATCTGCGTCACCTGAACCCCTTCCCCCGGAATCTGGGCGAGGTGCTGGCACGTTACGACAAGGTGGTCGTCCCCGAGATGAACCTCGGCCAGCTCGCCACCCTCATCCGCGCCACCTACCTGGTCGACGCCCACAGCTACAACCAGGTCAACGGCATGCCGTTCAAGGCCGAGCAGCTCGCCACCGCTCTCGAGGAGGCCATCGATGCCTGAGACCAACGAACTGCTCCAGCTCGTCCCCAAAGCCGAGACCACGCAGTCCATGAAGGACTTCAAGTCCGACCAGGAAGTGCGCTGGTGCCCCGGCTGCGGCGACTACGCCGTCCTCGCCGCCGTCCAAGGCTTCATGCCCGACCTCGGCCTGGCCAAAGAAAACATCGTCTTCATCTCCGGCATCGGCTGCTCCTCCCGCTTCCCGTACTACATGAACACCTACGGGATGCACTCCATCCACGGCCGCGCCCCCTCCATCGCCACCGGCCTGGCGACATCGAGGCGTGACCTGTCGGTGTGGGTCGTCACGGGCGACGGGGACGCGCTGTCCATCGGCGGCAACCACCTCATCCACGCCCTGCGCCGCAACGTCAACCTGAAGATCCTGCTGTTCAACAACCGGATCTACGGCCTGACCAAGGGCCAGTACTCCCCGACCTCCGAACTCGGCAAGATCACCAAATCGACGCCCATGGGCTCCCTGGACGCCCCGTTCAACCCGGTGTCCCTCGCGATCGGCGCGGAGGCGTCCTTCGTCGCGAGAACCGTCGACTCCGACCGCAAACACCTCACCAGCGTGCTCCGCGCCGCCGCCGACCACCCCGGCACCGCACTGGTCGAGATCTACCAGAACTGCAACATCTTCAACGACGGCGCCTTCGAAGTCCTCAAGGACAAGGACCAAGCCCAAGAAGCCGTCATCCGCCTCGAACACGGCCAGCCGATCACCTTCGGCGCCGACGGCTCCAAGGGCGTCGTACGCGACCCCCTCACCGGCGACCTCCAAGTCGTCCCGGTCACCGAGGACAACAAGTCACAGATCCTCGTCCACGACGCCCACGCCCCGAGCCCCACCACCGCCTTCGCCCTGTCCCGCCTCGCCGACGCCGACACCCTCCACCACACCCCCATCGGCGTCCTACGCAGCGTCGAGCGCCCCGTCTACGACACCACCATGGCCGACCAACTCGACACCGCCGTCGAACGCCACGGCAAAGGCGACCTCGCCGCCCTCCTCGCCGGAAACGACAACTGGACCGTGGTCGGCTGACGCCTAGCGTCGGAGCGCGCCGGATCTGCCCCTCGCGGGCGGGGTCCGGCGCGCTTTTGCATGCCCTGAACAGCACCTGACCAGCGCACTTTCCTTTAGTTAGCGCATTCCGTAAGGTGGTGTGAGAACGAAGCGAACAAACGAGGAGGAACACCCCCATGAGCATCGTCGTCACCGGAGCCACCGGAGCACTCGGCCGTCTCGTCGTCGAGCACCTGCTGACCACCACCCCCGCCTCCGAGGTCGCCGCCGTGGTCCGCGACAAGGAGAAGGCCGCCGGCCTCGCCGCCCGGGGCGTCGAGCTGCGCATCGCCGACTACGACCGCCCCGAGACCCTGGCGGACGCCTTCCACGCCGGCGACCGGGTCCTCCTCATCTCCGGCAACCAGGTCGGCAGCCGCGTCGCCCAGCACACCGCGGTCATCGACGCGGCCAAGGCGGCGGGCGTCGCCCAGCTCGCGTACACCGGGATCCTCGGCGGGCCCGAGGCCGACTTCACGCTGGCCGACGAGCACCGCGTGACCGAGCAGCTGATCCTGGACTCCGGCCTGCCGTACACCTTCCTGCGCAACGGCTGGTACACGGAGAACCAGACCGAGAACCTGGCCCCGGTCCTGGCGCACGGCGCGGTCGTCGGCAGCGCGGGCGAGGGCCGTATCGCCTACGCCTCCCGCGACGACTACGCGGCCGCCGCTGCCGCCGTCCTCACCGGCGAGGGCCACCTGAACCGCGCGTACGAGCTGAGCGGCGACACCGCCCTGTCCTACGCCGACTACGCGGCGGTGGTCGCGAAGGTCACCGGCAAGGAGATCGTCCACAACGACGTCCCGGCCGCCGTCCACCAGGAGATCCTGACCGGCGCCGGGCTGCCCGAGGGCTTCGCGGCGATCCTGGTCGACGTGGACCAGGCCGTCCGGCGCGGGAAGCTGGCCGACACCAGCGGTGACCTGGCCCGCCTGATCGGCCGCCCGACCACCCCGGTCGCCGACACCGTCGCCGCCGCGGTCGCCGCGCTCTGACCCGTACGCCGACCGGTGTCATGACCGTCCTGCGATACGGGCATGACACCGGGCCCCCGGCGGCGCTACCTTCATGTGGTTGACGGTCGTACGACAGCCACCACCAGGAGGGGCCCGTGCAGGGGACGAATGACCAGCGGGCCGGACTCCTCTCCGGCTTCGCCGCGTACGGAATGTGGGGCCTCGTCCCGCTGTACTGGCCGCTGCTGAAGCCGGCCGGGGCGGTCGAGATCCTGGCCCACCGCATGGTGTGGTCGCTCGGTGTGGTGGCGGTCCTGCTGCTGGTCCTGCGCCGCTGGTCCTGGATCGGCCCGCTGCTGCGGCAGCCCCGCAGGCTGGGGATGCTCGGCATCGCGGCCTCCACGATCACCGTCAACTGGGGCCTGTACATCTGGGCCGTGAACAGCGGCCATGTGGTCGAGGCGTCCCTCGGCTACTTCATCAACCCGCTGGTCACCATCGCCATGGGCGTCCTGCTCCTGGGCGAGCGGCTGCGCCCGGCGCAGTGGGCTGCGGTCGCCACCGGCGTCGTGGCGGTGCTCGTGCTCGCCATCGGTTACGGGAAGCCGCCCTGGATCTCGCTGATCCTTGCGTTCTCCTTCGCGACGTACGGCCTGTTCAAGAAGAAGGCCGACGTGGGCGGCCTGGAATCGCTCACCGTCGAGACCGCCGTGCTCTTCCTGCCCGCGCTCGGCTATCTGATCTGGCTCGGCGCGCAGGGCACCTCGACGCTGACCTCCGAGGGCTTCGGCCACACCGCGCTCCTCGCCTCGACCGGCGTGGTCACGGCGGTGCCGCTGATCCTGTTCGGGGCCGCCGCGATCCGCATCCCGCTCTCGACCATCGGGCTGCTCCAGTACATGACCCCGATCGCCCAGTTCGTGCTGGGCGTCGCCTACTTCCACGAGGAGATGCCGCCGGAGCGGTGGGCCGGGTTCGCGCTGGTCTGGGCGGCGCTGATCGTCCTCACCTGGGACGCGCTGCGGACCGCCCGCCTCAACCGGGCCCGGGCCCAGGCGGCCCGGTCGGCCGCGAAGGCGACGGCCGCGCCGGCGAGCGGGGAACCGATCGAGGTCGCACCAAGCAAAAGTCCCGGCACCGGGACAGAATGCCGGTCATGACCCTTGAGTGGAAAGTCGTCATCGACGCCGCCGACCCGCACGCGCAGGCCGGCTTCTGGTCCCAGGCCCTCGGTTACGAGATCGAGGACAACAGCCCCCTGATCGAAAAGCTCCTGGGCATCGGGGCCGTACCCGAAGCACTCACCACCACCGCGCACGGCCGCCGCGCCTGGCTCGACCTGGCGGCCGTACGGCACCCCGACGACCCGTACGACGAGGAGAGCGGCGCCGGGCACGGCCGCCGGTTGCTCTTCCAGCGCGTCGCCGAACCGAAGACGGTGAAGAACCGCCTCCACCTCGACCTGCACGCGGGCCCGGAGCGCCGCGAGGCCGAGGTGGAGCGGCTGGTCGGGCTGGGCGCGAAGGTGGAACGCGAGGTCGAGGAGCCGGGGGGCCGCTGGACGGTGCTCACGGACCCGGAGGGCAACGAATTCTGCGTCCAGTAGACGCGAAAGGGGGTGCCGGGCCCCTCGCGGCCCGGCACCCCTCGGCGCTCAGCCGACGAAGGTCACGTCCCAGTGGCTGCCCTCGTCCGCGTAGATGTTGCCGGACGGCGCGGTGTAGAGCGCGGCGCCGTCGCTGCGGGTGCCGGTGTGCGTGAAGTTGCCGGTGATGTGGCTGGTCAGGCAGGCCACCCGCTGGAAGTCCAGCTTGTAGCCGTTGGCGTGGCTGTACGTGCCCGCCGCGTGCCCGGTCTCGGTGCCGCCGGTGATGGTGAGCGTGCAGCCGCCCACCGCCTGCTTCAGCGCGACGGCCCCGCCGGCCGTGGTGGCGCGCAGCCCGTCGAACGAGGTGCAGGTGCTCTTGGTGCGGTCCGAGCAGTTGCCGGAGGAGACCCAGCCGATGCCGGCCGCGTTGAACTGGGCGGCGGCCTGGGCGTGCGTCAGGGTGCCGCTGCCGCCGCCGCTGGACCCGGAGCCGGAGAGCAGCGCCTCCCAGGTGGCCGGGCCGACGATGCCGTCGACCGGGCTCAGGCCCTTGGACTGCTGGAACGCGCGCACCTTCGCCTCGGTGCCGGCGCCGAAGGCCCCGTCGACCGTGAGCCCGCCGCCGTACTTGTTGAGCTGGACCTGAAGGGCCTTCACGGCGGAGCCGTTGCTGCCGTTGCTGACGGTCACGATGAGCTTCGACCAGGTGGCGGGGCCGACCGCGCCGTCGGCGGACAGGCCGTTGGCGCTCTGGAAGCCTCGGACGCTGCTCACGGTGCCGGGGCCGAAGTCCCCGTCGGCGGTGGTGCTGAAGCCGCGCGCGGTCAGCAGGTGCTGGACGGTCGTGACATCGGCGCCCTTGTCGCCGCTGTCCACGACGGGCCAGCCGGCGGCCTGGGCGGCCGGCACGACGAGCAGGGCGGCGAGGAGTGCGGCGAACACCGCGGTGATGACGGACGCTGCGCGTCTCATGAACGTGTCTCCTGTCGGGGTGAGGTGCGGTGATACGGGATTACGCGACGAGCCGGCTCCACGTACGGGCGTCCACGACCCCGTCCGCGGGCAGTGACCGGGTCGTCTGGAACCGGACCACGCTCGCCGCGGTCCCGGGCCCGAAGGCGCCGTCGACGTCGGTCGCGATGCCGTGCGCCGCGAGCTGGCGCTGCACGGCCTCCACCGCGACGCCGGAGTCGCCCTGCCGGGCGGGCGCGGCGAGTTGGTTCCAGGTCTGGAGGCCCGCGACGCCGTCCGGGGTCGCGTGCATGGTGTTCTGGAAGGCGAGCACCGCGGCCTGCGTGGCGGGACCGTAGGCACCGTCCGCCGTGAGCGCGGCGCCGCGCGCGTTCAGCAGGAGCTGGAGCGTACGGACGCGCTCGCCGGTGTTCCCGGTGGCGAGCACGGGCCACACGGGCGGGGTCGCGTCGCCGCCGATCCGGGCCGCCACGTCCTGGCGCAGCTTCGGCAGCAGGGCGTAGAGGCGGTCGCCGGGGCACTCGGTGCTGTTGAAGTCGCGGTGCCCGTAGATCTGGTAGGCCGCGAGCCCGTACTGACGGCAGATCTGCGCGCACAGCTCCACCAGCGCGGCGTACTGCTCGCTCCGGGGCTCGACCGTGGTGTACGTGCCCTCGTTCTCGATGCCGACGGCCACCGTGTTCTGCCCGGTGCAGTGCGCCGACTCCACCTGCCGCGTGCCGCCCTGGAGCGCGGCGAGGCTGCCGTGCCGGCCCTCCATCACGACCGCGCCCCGGCTGACCGTGAAGTGCTGGCCGGTGTCGATCCAGTGTTCCGTGTCCATCTGGTACGCCTGTATGGACCGGGCCAGCGCGAAGGCGTGGGCCTGCGAGTAGTCCGTGGAGTTGGGGTCCGCGGTGTGGTGCACGATGATCTTCTGCGGCCGCGTGGCCAGGGTCTTCACCGGACTGCTGGGCTGCCGGGCGCCCCAGGCCGCGCAGTCGGCGATCACGGGCCCGGTCGCGGCGCGCGCCCGGCCCGGCGCGGCAAGCGGCAGCAGCGCGGCGGCGCCGAGCGCGAGTGTTCCGGTGAGTACGGCCCTGCGGCGCGGGTGCGGCTGGGGGCGGTCGAGCGCGGTCATGCGAGGTCCTTCGGAGTCGGTGGGCGGGCAGCGCGGCGGCGCGGACGGCCGTGGGCGGCGTGGGGAGGGGTCTCCTGAGGGGTGCGACGACCCGGACGAGGCCGACACCGACGAACCTAGGGAGACCGGAGACCGTCCCTCCACGCTTTCCCGTCCCGGGAGCCCGGCAGGGCGTCACGGGATGCGCGTGGGACGCGGCCGCGCATGCGCTGACCTGCGGTGATGTGGGACTACGGGACCGAGCCGCGGACCCCGCGCGGGACGGCGGGACGAGCCGGCGGCAGCCACCGGGCGCTCAGGCCACCGGGAGTCCCCGGTCCTCGATCGCACGCAGACGCGACCCCCGGGCGCCGAGGACGGTGAGCAGGAGCACGCCGACGGCGGCGCCCGGGATGAGGCTCGGGAAGGTGGTCGCCGAACGCGGCGACCGTGTACTCGTTCGCGACCGTAGGCGGATCCACCCGCGCCCCCGCCTCGAACGCGGCAGATTCACGCCCCCTCCGGCAGGTCCGTCCGCGCCAGTCGTGCCGGGTCCGCCAGCACCGTGATCTCCGTGATGCGGTCGCCCGTGACCGTGAAGGTGAGGAGGGACTGCGGGGTGCCTTCCGGGGTGCGGGCGAGGATCGCGGGGAGGCCGTTGTACGTGGTCGGGTGGCCGTGGGCCGCGGCGGCCGCCAGGCGGGCCCGGGTCGCCACCTCCGTCGCGCCGAGCACCACGTACGTGCCGTTCGAGGTGTGCGCGGTCAGCTTCACCTCGGGGTGCAGGACATCCAGCAGCCGTTCGAACCGGCCCTCGCGGGCCGCCGCCAGGAACGCCTGGACCACCTCGCGCTCCCGGCGGCCCGGCCTCGCCGGCTGCTGGGCCCCCTGGACCTTCCGCCGCGCCCGGCTCGCCAGCATCTTCGTCGCGTCCGCCGACTTGCCCAGGATGGGGCCCACCTCCGCGAACGGCACCGCGAAGACATCGTGCAGCACGAACGCCAGCCGTTCGTCCGGCCGCAGCGTGTCCAGCACCGTCAGCAGCGCGACGCCCACGGAGTCCCCGATCGCCGCCAGCTCCTCCGGCGCGGGGGTGCCGTCCGGCGTCACCGCGTACTCCGGCCCCTCTTCGTACGACACCTCCGGGCGCCGCCGCCCCGACCGCAGCACGTCCAGGCTGATCCGGCCCACCACCGTCGTCAGCCAGCCGCCCAGGTTCTCGATCTCCCCCGCGTCCTGACGCGACAGCCGCAGCCACGCCTCCTGCACCGCGTCCTCCGCGTCCGCGTGCGACCCGAGCATCCGGTACGCGACGGCCCTCAGCCGGTCCCGGTGCGCCTCGAACTCCTCGGCCAACGCCATGGTTGTTACCTCCCTGGAAGCGGCTCCGTCATAGGGATGACGCGCACCGGCGCGGCAACGTAACCCTCCGAAGGAGCCCTCCCCATGGAAAACCGCCTCAAGGACAAGAACGGCGCCCACCCCGACGTCTGGACCGCCGTCCGCCACCTCCACCAGGCGATTGCCTCCGGCGGCGTCGACCCCAAGATCCTCGCCCTCGTCCACCTGCGCGTCAGCCAGATCAACGGCTGCTCGGCCTGCGTCTTCGCCGCCGTCGCCGCCGGCAAGAAGGCCGGTGACACCGACGAGCGCCTCCACACCGTCGCGGCCTGGCGCGAAGCGCCCTTCTATACGGACGGCGAGCGCGCCGCGCTGGCCCTCGCCGAGGGCGCCACCCGCCTCCAGGACGGCGCCCCCGGCGTCACCGACGAAATCTGGGACGAGGTCAGCGCGCAATTCACCGAGCAGCAGATCGGCGCCCTCAACCTCGAAATCGCCCTGACCAACTTTTTCAACCGCATCAACCGCACGGTCAAGGAACCCGCCGGGAAGACGTGGGGCTGACGCCCGCGTGCTCCGCCTCCAGCACGGACGTCAAGGACGGCGGGTTCGGCTCGGTCCAGGTTCGTCCGGCCCCGCTGATCCGGCGCAGCATGTCCAGGAAGCGGACCCGCTCGTCGAGGGTCAACGGGGCCAGGAGTTCCGCGTTGGCGCGGTCGCCCGCTGCCGTGCACTCCTCCAGGCGGCGGCGCCCCGCCTCCGTCACGCTGACCGCGTTCTTGCGGCGGTCGTTCGGGTCCGGGGCGCGGACGATCAGGGACTCCTCCTGAAGGTCGTTCAGGATGCCGACCAGGTCCTTCGGGTCGAGGGCGACCGCGCGGCCCAGGTCCGCCTGGGCGACGGGCTCCAAGTCCTCCACCGCCGCCAGCACTACGTGGTGCCACATCTTCATGCCGTGCGCGGCCAGCGCATCCGCCACCAGGGACCGGCCCCGCGCCGCCGCCCGGCCCAGGAGCCAGCTCGGGAGCGGGCGGATGCGGCTCGGGGCCGTCGTCGCTGCTGCCTTGTCTGCCATGCCCCGCATCGTATCCAGGAATCATTGGACTCCCCAACGACTTTCGCCCTATCGTTGGCGTTCCCAATGAACGCCCCCTCGGTCGGAGGTCATCGCCATGCGGCGCATTCGGTACGAACACAGCGGCGGGCCCGAGGTTTTGTTCGAGGAGGACGTGCCCGTTCCCACACCCGGCCCCGGCGAACTCCTCGTCAAGGTCGAGGCAGTCGGCATCACCCTCCCAGTGGTGCGGAAGGTGCGCGAAGGCCGGGAGCCGATCCCGCTCGGCGGCGAGGTCGCCGGGGAGGTGGTGACGCTCGGGGACGGGGTGAGCGCGCACGCCGTCGGCGACCGGGTCACCGGCCTCTGCTTCGGGCACGGGTACGCCGAATACGCCCTGCTCCACCAGGCCATGGCGTCCGCCGTCCCCGCCGGGGCCACCGCCCAGGACGCCGTCGCGCTCGTCCGGAGCGGGGTCGTCGCGCTCGGGGCGCTGGAGTCCGCGCGGCCCGAGAAGGGCGAAGCCGTGCTCGTCACGGCCGCCGCGAGCGGCGTCGGGCACCTGGCGCTCCAGCTCGCCCGGCTCCGGGGCGCGTCCCGGGTCGTGGCGGCCGTGGGCGATCCGGCGAAGGCGGACTTCGTACGGTCGCTCGGGGCCGACGAGGTGGTGACGTACACCGGCGAGAGCTGGGGCGAGCCCTGCGACATCGTCCTGGACGCGGTCGGCGGCGACCTCCTCCCCCGGGCCGTCCGGGCCACCGCCCCCGGTGGCCGACTCGTCGCCTACAGCTCGGGCGGCGGCACGATCGAGGCGTACGACCTGCTCGTCGGCGGCAAGTCGGTCATCGGCTTCCAGGTGGCCCACATCGCCCGGACGCAGCCCGCACGGTACGCCGGCTGGATCGCGGAGCTGTGGGCGCTGCACGCCGAGGGCAGCCTGCGCCCCGCCGTCCACGCGGCCCACCCGCTGGCCGACGCGGCCCTCGCCCACGCGACGATCGAGAACCGGGCCAACCGGGGCAAGGTCGTCCTCACCGCATCCTGACCACCCGAGCGCCGCGCCTACTCCGCGTGCTCCTTCAGGAACGCGCCCGCGTGGGCCGCCGCCTCCTCCTTCGTCGGGAAGCCCCCCGTACCGTCCGCCGCACTATGCGTGCCGTCGGCGCCCAGGCCCGACCAGCACCAGCCCCCCGGCACCTCTTCCCAACTCAACTCAGCCCTGCCGCCGAACAGTTCCAGCTTGCTCGCCTCGCGCCGCTTCCCCACCGCATCCGGCCACTTCTTGCGGGCACCCTGCCGCGTGATCCCCCAGGCGGCCCCCAGCCGCTCGTAGTTCGCGCCGTAGGAACCGGCCGTCCGGGCGGCTATCGCGGTCAGCCGCTTGACCTCCTCGTCGACCACCTTCCAAGCGGCCAGAACGGACAGCGACACCTCCACCGGCTCCGCCGCCCACATCCGGTCCGGCGGCAGCCCCGTCGCCCGCGCCTGAAGCGCCTCGGCGACCGGATTCAGCGCCTCCAGCAGCGCCGCGTCCAGCGCCACGCGATCCACGTCCCGGCCCGTCGCCGCGTTCTCGATCTCCCCAGAGTTCCCCATGCCTCGTAACTTTAGTTGTCGAGATCCGTTTCGACAACCCTTGTTGTCGAAATTCTTTTGCCCCTACCCCACGCCCCCGCCCCGCCACAACTCCGGCCGGGCTCCGGAAACCAGCACCTACGCTTGCTGCCATGCCCATCCCACCCGCATATGCCCTCGTCGCCACCGACCTGGACGGCACCCTCTTGCGCGGCGACGACACCGTCAGCCCCCGCACCCGCGCCTCGCTCGCCCTGGCCCGCGCGGCCGGCGCCCGCCATCTCGTCGTCACCGGGCGGCCCGT from Streptomyces drozdowiczii carries:
- a CDS encoding carboxymuconolactone decarboxylase family protein, with the protein product MENRLKDKNGAHPDVWTAVRHLHQAIASGGVDPKILALVHLRVSQINGCSACVFAAVAAGKKAGDTDERLHTVAAWREAPFYTDGERAALALAEGATRLQDGAPGVTDEIWDEVSAQFTEQQIGALNLEIALTNFFNRINRTVKEPAGKTWG
- a CDS encoding sigma-70 family RNA polymerase sigma factor; its protein translation is MALAEEFEAHRDRLRAVAYRMLGSHADAEDAVQEAWLRLSRQDAGEIENLGGWLTTVVGRISLDVLRSGRRRPEVSYEEGPEYAVTPDGTPAPEELAAIGDSVGVALLTVLDTLRPDERLAFVLHDVFAVPFAEVGPILGKSADATKMLASRARRKVQGAQQPARPGRREREVVQAFLAAAREGRFERLLDVLHPEVKLTAHTSNGTYVVLGATEVATRARLAAAAAHGHPTTYNGLPAILARTPEGTPQSLLTFTVTGDRITEITVLADPARLARTDLPEGA
- a CDS encoding peptidoglycan-binding domain-containing protein, producing MTVSNGSNGSAVKALQVQLNKYGGGLTVDGAFGAGTEAKVRAFQQSKGLSPVDGIVGPATWEALLSGSGSSGGGSGTLTHAQAAAQFNAAGIGWVSSGNCSDRTKSTCTSFDGLRATTAGGAVALKQAVGGCTLTITGGTETGHAAGTYSHANGYKLDFQRVACLTSHITGNFTHTGTRSDGAALYTAPSGNIYADEGSHWDVTFVG
- a CDS encoding peptidoglycan recognition protein family protein → MTALDRPQPHPRRRAVLTGTLALGAAALLPLAAPGRARAATGPVIADCAAWGARQPSSPVKTLATRPQKIIVHHTADPNSTDYSQAHAFALARSIQAYQMDTEHWIDTGQHFTVSRGAVVMEGRHGSLAALQGGTRQVESAHCTGQNTVAVGIENEGTYTTVEPRSEQYAALVELCAQICRQYGLAAYQIYGHRDFNSTECPGDRLYALLPKLRQDVAARIGGDATPPVWPVLATGNTGERVRTLQLLLNARGAALTADGAYGPATQAAVLAFQNTMHATPDGVAGLQTWNQLAAPARQGDSGVAVEAVQRQLAAHGIATDVDGAFGPGTAASVVRFQTTRSLPADGVVDARTWSRLVA
- the rarD gene encoding EamA family transporter RarD yields the protein MQGTNDQRAGLLSGFAAYGMWGLVPLYWPLLKPAGAVEILAHRMVWSLGVVAVLLLVLRRWSWIGPLLRQPRRLGMLGIAASTITVNWGLYIWAVNSGHVVEASLGYFINPLVTIAMGVLLLGERLRPAQWAAVATGVVAVLVLAIGYGKPPWISLILAFSFATYGLFKKKADVGGLESLTVETAVLFLPALGYLIWLGAQGTSTLTSEGFGHTALLASTGVVTAVPLILFGAAAIRIPLSTIGLLQYMTPIAQFVLGVAYFHEEMPPERWAGFALVWAALIVLTWDALRTARLNRARAQAARSAAKATAAPASGEPIEVAPSKSPGTGTECRS
- a CDS encoding quinone oxidoreductase family protein, whose amino-acid sequence is MRRIRYEHSGGPEVLFEEDVPVPTPGPGELLVKVEAVGITLPVVRKVREGREPIPLGGEVAGEVVTLGDGVSAHAVGDRVTGLCFGHGYAEYALLHQAMASAVPAGATAQDAVALVRSGVVALGALESARPEKGEAVLVTAAASGVGHLALQLARLRGASRVVAAVGDPAKADFVRSLGADEVVTYTGESWGEPCDIVLDAVGGDLLPRAVRATAPGGRLVAYSSGGGTIEAYDLLVGGKSVIGFQVAHIARTQPARYAGWIAELWALHAEGSLRPAVHAAHPLADAALAHATIENRANRGKVVLTAS
- a CDS encoding VOC family protein, yielding MPVMTLEWKVVIDAADPHAQAGFWSQALGYEIEDNSPLIEKLLGIGAVPEALTTTAHGRRAWLDLAAVRHPDDPYDEESGAGHGRRLLFQRVAEPKTVKNRLHLDLHAGPERREAEVERLVGLGAKVEREVEEPGGRWTVLTDPEGNEFCVQ